Below is a window of Cottoperca gobio chromosome 12, fCotGob3.1, whole genome shotgun sequence DNA.
AGGTTTCTGTTCCTGGAGCGCAGGTGTGATGGAGAAGCTCGGCCTCGGTccagaggagctgctgaagaAGAACCCCCGTCTGATCTACGCTCGGTTGACGGGGTACGGACAGAGCGGATCTTACGCCCCCGCGGCCGGACACGACATCAACTACCTCGCCATGTCAGGTACACAAACATCAAGTGTGAACGCTTGAACATGATGTGTAACGACGTCCATCTCATCTTTTCACGTGAGGTTTGCAGGCAGAGTTTCAGTCTtaataacgtgtgtgtgtgtgtgtgtgtgtgtgtgtgtgtgtgtgtgtgtgtgtgtgtgtgtgtgtgtgtgtgtgtgtgtgtgtgtgtgtgtgtgtgtgtgtgtgtgtgtgtgtgtgtgtgtgtgtgttttaaagctgCAAAACAATGTTACTGAGTTTAACAAAGGAGCGTCCGTCCATTTTAATCTGAGGCcgaataaaacatgaataacaCACACTTAATGACGTTTTCTATCCTTCACAGATAATCACATATCACAGAAGTCATAGTGAGTCTTCAGTTCTCACCCCAACGAAGTAGAGGACAGAAAACGTGGATTATTACTTTTATAAAGCCGATATATAAAGTCACTATATTGTTGTGGgctatttaattacatttatttaataatattaagaaATTGCTGAATTTAAATGAACATATTTAACACTGTTATTGATCCTGATGATCATCTTAATGTTCTGAAACTCTTAAAAGGCTTTAAAACGAATTACtaagatgttacagatgtttctTTTGTGAACATCCTTTTCAATGATAAAGTTGCCCctgcttaaataaataaaaatggggACCTGTTTTGTTTGGATCAGGGTCTATTTTCTGTGTTTCAAACCCCTCGTGAGGATATTCAGGATTATCGATGGACATTCACCACAATCCATTTATTGAGATTAAATCCTCCATCATCCCGAGggagataaaagaaaagaaacttctGCAAAGGTTTGATGATTTAAATTAGTTATTTTAGCAAATAGAAAGAATCTTCTTCTGCTATGTGGACTCGTGCGCTTCACATTCAAACCCTTCCTGTTAGCGGGGGCTGTGAACCTTTCTCCGTTTGAATGTTTTAATGGCCGACATCTCCTTTCGTCTTCTCATTTCTGTCGCAGGCCTTTTATCCCGGCTGGGTCGCAGTGGAGAGAAGCCCTACGCTCCGCTGAATCTGATCGCAGACTTCGCAGGAGGCGGCCTCTCCTGCGCTCTGGGGATCGTCCTCGCTCTGCTGGAGAGGACGAGGTCTGGGAAAGGACAGATCATTGACGCCAGCATGGTGAGCATGTGGTCATGTGCGTGTGGCGAGCAGCAGCGGCTTCTGgttttatgcacattttacaaaaatggTAGAAATCTTTTAGTGTCGCCAGAAAGTCTTTACTTTTGAGATGGAAAAGTTGGTTTattaataaaaggaaaatgcGACAAAGCACAAAACTTGTTATTGTGAAAGAAAcacattcattaatattttagaaagtAAATATATTGCATtgtttaattgattgattttgatTATTGTGTATACAAAGCATATCTGCTATAATGAACTTCAACTTTTTAAACATTGCAACTCCATAATCcttcataaaacataaacataaaacatcatatatatatatatatatttacgtTGATCCGTTCTCTGTTTGTAGGAgtcagaagaagagaaacatgTAAACAATCTCTTCTATAAATGACGTTTATTCCAGTCCCAGTTTCCTGAACCTCGTCCTCCTGCACGAGTTCTTCTCGAGGTCCACATCGCCTCCGAAAAgatctgttatttaaaatgtgccttTGCTCAAATAAAAGCATCTGTGTCTCATGAATGTGACGATTCCTGCTGCTTCTGCCTCCGATAACAATAAACTCACagctttttattgatttattcttttaaaagcATCATTTCATGTGCAGAGAAGAAACTTGCAGCAAAGAAAGTTAAGAAATGAGACGACAATAAgaaaacatacaatacaatgtaAATATAGAAGAAACAAACGTGCACTGTTCAGAAGAAGGATTGTGATGCTCCACCAGCGTACGGACTCTAAACGAGCCAGAGAGGTGAAACACGTATAACGTTAAAAACTTCAAAATCCTCATTATGCAAACAGTTAAGTCAGAATCACTTCATATAATAAAGATATTCTGGTTGAAGTGACACTCATTCAAACGGTTTATAAGTGCAGTTCAGTGAAACAAACAAGTGAAGTTAAATCATTTAAACTTTGTTCAGCGTTCTGCTGACCTCCAGTGTTACTCGTGCAAACTacacccagtgtgtgtgtgtgtgcgtgtgtgtgtgtgtgtgtgtgtgtgtgtgtgtgtctgtgtgtcccgCTTTATGGTCTATtagcgtctctttgtggttgttttaaatCTTTTGGATATTTGTGGTCGTGTTGCGTCACTTTGTAggtttgttttgcatctctatgTTGCCATTaagcgtctctttgtagtcgtttgaCTTTCCATCACTTCAAACTGAGGCTTTGTGTCGGGGGCCTCAGGGGTTTGTGCCTCACACACTTCAACAATCCTTCCACGTTGGTCCCTCAGCTCAGCTGTTGGAGCCTCCAGCTTGCACACATACCAGAAGAGGACATGCAAGCTAAAGTCACATCTACACTCCGAGGTCTAAGATCCACGACATGTCTCCTGGTTCTGAATTACACTTCCAAGTTTATGAAAGAGTTTTTACTGCGGCTCCAAATCAAACATCGACTACGTCTACTGCTATCTGTCTTTCTTATCAGCCTGCAGACACACCCCTCATATAGAAACTCAGGCATTCCTCAGCTGTCACTCTTTTGAAGACagccggacacacacacaccacacaccacgtacacacacacacacacacacacacacgcacacgcacacacacacacgcacacacaggtcacCTGAAACTAGGTCAACGATCCCTTCATTGTAAACAgggcagagaggaaatgttttatCTCTGCAGAGTTTTcatttccttctcctcctccgtcgTGCCGTTGTTGCCTCAGTatatattttgactttttcttcCAGGCCTTTTGAGGCGAAGCAATTCACGGAGGGAGAAGCCAAACACTCTTCAGTCATCTCTGGATAAAGTTTGGCACGGTGCAAAACACATGCAGCCAACTGTCTGTTTCATACAGATTCAGTTCCTGCAGACCGTGACCGAGAGGTCTCCAAAAACTCTTCATTCAGACTGAAGCCTCTTTGAAGAATGACGTTTGAAACCGTGTCAGGATTGAGGATAAAGTCAGACGCAGGATTGTTTCCTTGAGTCAACAGGATGAAGTCTCATTAAGTCGGAGGACGATACTGTTTAATGTTCACACCCTCACATTGGAATGTGTTGCTCCTGCAGCTAATGCAccataacaacacaacacacccgcaaacacacaatcacatgaCGGTAAGCCTGTGTTTATAATCGTGCATGTGTTTGATTAAAgcagggggggggaacctttttcatgtcaagagccatttctttttttacaacatccttcgagggccgtactaattgaACTCATAACGGTTCAATAATTAGTAGTCtactaagtatttatttactgaaGTCGGAGTTAAAGCCGTGTGTTTAGTTTGCGGGGAGCAGATCCCCGTGTTTAAGGACTACAATTTTGTCGGCATTCCGAGACGAAACAAGTGGAGAAATACAAAAACTTGACTGATGCTGAAAGGGCGCGAACATCGGAAGCTTTGCTAGCTAATCTGCAGAAGCAGCAAGGCTTTTTTACCAAGCTTCACACATCCAGGGATGCAGCAACCAAGACCAGCTTTGTGatatcccacaaaatcgctaAAAACAGTAAGCCATTCTCTGAGGGGGAGTTTGTCAAAGAGTGCTTGGTGGACTCTGCAGCACTAATGTGCCctgaagaaagaagaagcattTGAGCAAGTCCCGCTGTCCAGGCGAACCGTGACGAGAAGGATCGAGGACATTGCGGGGAATCTGGAGTCTAAGCTGCAACGTGAAGTGGCAagttttgactttttctccTTGCCTTTGGACGAGAGCTGTGATGTCCGCGACACAGCCCAGTTACTCGTATTTGTCCGTGGGATAACGGCGGACTTCAAGATTACGGAGGAGTTGTGGTCGATGAAAGGGACGACGACAGGGAGCGATCTGTTCACTGAGGTAAATGTGTGTACGGACACgctgggactgaaatgggacagaCTGGCAGGTGTCACATCGGACGGTTGTCCAAGTCTTACAGGGAAAAATGTCGGGCTTTTGAAACGTATGACAGATAAAGTGACTGAAATGGACCCAGATCAGAaattggtatttttgcattgcatTATACACCAACATGTGTTGTGCAAGTCAGTGctaaaaattaaccatgttaTTGATGTTACTAAAATAgtaaacttcatcagggcaCGGGCAGTGAACCACAGACAGTTTGTCGCACTTTTGGAGGAGACTGAGACATCGTGACATCGGCTACCACACAGCTGTCAGatggctcagcctgggcaaagtGCTAAAAAGAGTTTGGGACCTGAGAGCAGAGATTCGAGAGTTTTGTGAGAAGAAAGTCAAAGACTTCCCAGAGCTCTCAGATGACGACTGGGACAGGGACTTTTTGTTCATGAAATGCACAGCCtggtgaaggctttcatgaggaAGATGCAGTTTCTTTCAAGCCAACGGGAGAGCAACACTCTCACTCACATGCAAACCCTAAAAGAAgtcacaccatcagctgatcacctccgcaggtactcatccatgttaggaGCATTGCATGGTGAGTTTTCAAGGCGATTTGAAGATCTCAGAACAATCGAGGATGAAATGCACATGAGTTCCTCTCCCTTCACCTGCAGTGTGGAtaatgcacccagtgatgttcagctggaactcattgacctgcagtctgatgCAGTACTGGCAGAGCACTTTAAGTCGGGATCTCTGCTGGATTTCTACTCTTCTCTCAAGGAGAACTTTCCaaacatgaggagacatgctcagaagatgtTGGTTCTCTTTGGCTCTACTTACATATGTGAACAAACAGTTTCAATAATGAAGTTTACaaaatccagatacagatcctctctCACTGATGATCATCTGTCAGCTGTGCTTCGCAtctccacctcagacattcaacctgACTTTGATGCACTCGTTAAAGCCCAGCAGAGACTAGATGTCTCTCACTGaacaagaaaaaacaactcAAAAACACCAAACGAGGTGGTTAGACTACAAATGTAGGCATGTAAAGGCACCAACTAGCAGTGAACTGGGACACTTTACTTGGAAGCCTTTTTCTCAAAAAAATCACAGTTCAGTGATGTTCAGTGACAGTTCAATATGATGTATCTTGCTTAATGTTTGGACCACAAAGACAATATTGTGATGTCTTTAGAATGCTAAGAAACTTTACACAACTTTCCAACAGTATATgaaactcaaaatgtgttttgtagtgAATGTGGCTGAAGATGTTCACTAATATGCGTCACAAATGGTAAAAAAACGTTCACATTTTGTTTACCACTGTTTTGGGAAATTTGATTGAATAAATGATATTTGTTGTACCTCACTTTTTCATTACTTAACTATAACATATACTCTTACCAGCGTGTCAAAACAATGCTATTTACtgctttttataaagaaatacaattaatattatgCAGAATTGagttcaaaaagggggaccagagagtgtgtgccaactacaggggtatcacacttctcagcctccctggtaaagtctactccaaggtactggaaaggagggttcggccggtagtcgaacctctgattgaagaggaacaatgcggattccgtcctggtcgtggaacaacagaccaactctttactcttgcaaggatcctggagggggcctgggagtacgcccatccggtctacatgtgttttgtggatctggagaaggcgtatgaccgggtcccccgggtgatactgtgggaggtgctgcgggagtatggggtgagggggtcacttttgagggccatccaatccctgtacgcccaaagcgagagttgtgtccggatactcggcagtaagtcggactcgtttccctgtgaatgttggcctccgccagggctgcgctttatcaccaatcctgttcgtgattttcatggataggatatcgaggcgtagtcggggaggagaggggttgcagttcggtgacctgaggatctcatcgctgctctttgcagatgatgtggtccttatggcatcatcggtctgtgagtgtgccgagtgtgcagcggttgggatgaggatcagcacctccaaatctgaggccatggctctcagcaggaaaccggtggattgcctactccgggtagggaatgagcctttaccccaagtgaaggagttcaagtacctcggggtcttgttcgcgagtgaggggacaatggagcgagagattggccggagaatcggagcagcgggggcggtattacagtcactttaccgcaccgttgtgacgaaaagagagctgagccagaaggcaaagctctcaatataccggtcgatcttcgttcctactctcacctatggtcatgaaggctgggtcatgaccgaaagaacgagatcacgggtacaagcggctgaaatgggttttctcagacgggtggcgtctcccttagagatagggtgagaagctcagccatccgtgagagacttggagtagagccgctgctcctttacgttgaaaggagccagttgaggtggttcatctagtaaggagccacctgggtgcctccctagggaggtgttccaggcacgtccagctgggaggagaccccggggaagacccaggactcagtggagagattatatctcctcactgggaacgcctcaggatcccccagtcggagctggaggatgtggcccggagaagggaagattggggttccttactggagctgctgcccccgcgaccgatcccggataagcggtagacgatggatggatggatggagaattGAGTTCAGCCTTTTGGCCCGGCCCTCCACAATATGTTCTGTTGTTCATGTGGcccaatggaaaaaataattgCCCACCtgtcataacctctgcaaaacaaATTTAAGACGCAGCTCGTTCATTTCATCATAtctttgttttatcagaaatcctttattagtcccacaacggggacatttatctcgtcacagcagaagaacacatgaagtaaaaaggcagaacacaataattaaatagaataaaacataatataagtaccaagtgatataaataaagtgagtattgcacatggcagtgataactgcacagcagtggtgggacagtgtgttcttggtgggggggtctacctctctatctgtccatgtttgtatgttccgctctgcagagagctgcttgttgggccgaactccaccgaagagcgttaactttatccaaacactcgtcctgtcagctcgtgcagttcggcatgtctcgtgTTTCACCGTCCGCACAAACTGgactcactggcctttaacttcctcaaagaaataatcgttcgtccgtttctcctggaaagtgacattcTGCATCAAccttctgttttacactcgccacactgcgttc
It encodes the following:
- the LOC115016850 gene encoding alpha-methylacyl-CoA racemase-like, which produces MALAGVRVIELAGLAPAPFCGMILADFGAQVIRVDRTKVAMSLDMQARGKRSVAINLKTSDGVDLLKKLCVQSDVVLEPYRKGVMEKLGLGPEELLKKNPRLIYARLTGYGQSGSYAPAAGHDINYLAMSGLLSRLGRSGEKPYAPLNLIADFAGGGLSCALGIVLALLERTRSGKGQIIDASMVSMWSCACGEQQRLLVLCTFYKNGRNLLVSPESLYF